The following proteins are encoded in a genomic region of Poecilia reticulata strain Guanapo linkage group LG11, Guppy_female_1.0+MT, whole genome shotgun sequence:
- the xkr8.3 gene encoding XK-related protein 8.3 produces the protein MESRTASRYSWIDFAFSVVGVCTFLLDWGSDLWLAKEFYCRGDLFWFGVLVGLMVLSSVVVQMFSWFWFQYDRVLPGFSEQTTGTGSVFCGDRAKLFCLLHVLQLGFLCRHVSAIRQGFRVWWRKEAGSEYAVYLTHDLSMLRLIETFCESAPQLVLMVYVMLRTNRARTVQFVSVAASAASVAWMVVDYHRSLRSFLPDKAEQRWGSSIVYFLWNLLLIGPRVAALALFSSVLPGFIALHFLLLWPALVLWAWRQGTGFMDSAGGERLYRATVGLIWYFSWFNVAEGRTLGRSLIYHAFVTADVAVLLATWWSYRDPVQTAAYGAALLLALPLCYLLGLLLKTLYYCRFHPRLLPLGRDLPDSDVASRAAPIQDGAPAAPLLNQRMACHAAHFYTDRRRGRAARSGT, from the exons ATGGAGAGCAGAACCGCCTCCAGGTACTCCTGGATCGACTTTGCCTTCTCGGTGGTGGGAGTTTGCACCTTCCTGCTGGACTGGGGCTCCGACCTGTGGCTGGCCAAGGAGTTCTACTGCCGGGGGGACTTGTTCTGGTTCGGGGTGCTGGTCGGCCTCATGGTTCTGTCCTCTGTCGTGGTCCAAATgttcagctggttctggttccagtacgACCGGGTGCTGCCGGGGTTCAGTGAGCAGACCACCGGGACAGGGAGCGTGTTCTGCGGGGACCGAGCCAAGCTGTTCTGCCTGTTGCATGTTCTTCAGCTGGGCTTCCTCTGCAG ACACGTGTCGGCCATCCGTCAGGGCTTCAGGGTGTGGTGGAGGAAGGAGGCGGGGTCAGAGTACGCCGTCTACCTGACGCACGATCTGAGCATGCTCCGTCTGATCGAGACGTTCTGTGAGAGCGCCCCCCAGCTGGTCCTGATGGTCTACGTCATGCTGCGCACCAACCGGGCCAGGACCGTCCAGT ttgtgAGCGTGGCGGCCTCCGCCGCCTCCGTGGCCTGGATGGTGGTGGACTACCACCGCTCTCTGCGCTCCTTCCTGCCAGACAAGGCCGAGCAGCGCTGGGGTTCCTCCATCGTCTACTTCCTGTGGAACCTGCTGCTGATTGGCCCGCGGGTCGCCGCCCTCGCCCTCTTCTCCTCCGTCCTGCCCGGCTTCATCGccctccacttcctgctgctgtggcCGGCGCTGGTTCTGTGGGCGTGGCGGCAGGGCACCGGCTTCATGGACAGCGCCGGCGGCGAGCGGCTGTACCGCGCCACCGTGGGCCTCATCTGGTACTTCAGCTGGTTCAACGTGGCCGAGGGCCGGACGCTGGGCCGCAGCCTCATCTACCACGCCTTCGTCACGGCCGACGTGGCCGTCCTCCTCGCCACCTGGTGGAGCTACAGAGACCCGGTCCAGACGGCGGCGTACGGCGCGGCGCTGCTGCTCGCCCTGCCGCTCTGCTACCTGCTGGGGCTGCTGCTCAAAACGCTGTACTACTGCCGCTTCCACCCCAGGCTGCTGCCGCTGGGCCGCGACCTGCCCGACTCCGACGTGGCCTCCAGGGCCGCCCCCATCCAGGACGGAGCGCCGGCCGCCCCGCTGCTCAACCAGCGCATGGCCTGCCATGCCGCGCATTTCTACACCGACCGGCGCCGCGGCCGGGCGGCTCGGTCAGGAACCTGA
- the LOC103473065 gene encoding XK-related protein 8-like: MVTATRQLVRHIGSGKSSPFFNLNVYLFVLQTLNDLYGSNVAPYSCRQIVAVELPDPFKAPPLWAELVTSFELRLFLSVLNSTDCQFSDAAFQGPNMTLRVDCLLTTAGLPLFLVDIVLDVLAAVEFYREGSYLCLGVLLVLLMGSSVLVQLYSWLWYSYDHFEMRTRVEESAKSGLGVLHWVQLGIYVRHAAVMETSVKSCCSDCDSQEEDTAAFLTQDLSMLRIIETFSESAPQIVLLLAVLLQDGSLELFQVLKTVGSLSAVAYCVTTYHRCLRSFLPDKEEQSILSSLVFFTWNLLLLAARVVALALFASVFPCFIFSHFVCSWLLFCYFAWWVDTHFMESVGGERLYRATVGLIWYFDWFNVVDGKTRNWAILYHGWILLDILVLCGLWFWKMSWDPPDFELSSLQAAVVWGAVVAGYAVGLVLRIVYYAFFHPKLSKDELIGGSVKTQADEMDAPHDDGGHAMFRSAARTPTGPSRPPLRNKRMKKLAENFYSSSADGAEV, encoded by the exons ATGGTCACTGCGACACGTCAGCTAGTCCGCCATATTGGAAGTGGCAAGTCTTCTccctttttcaatttaaatgtttatttatttgttttacaaactcTGAACGACCTTTATGGCTCCAATGTAGCTCCATACTCCTGTCGGCAGATCGTTGCAGTGGAGCTTCCGGATCCCTTTAAGGCGCCGCCTCTGTGGGCGGAGTTAGTGACTTCTTTTGAACTTCGGCTCTTCCTTTCGGTCTTGAATTCAACAGACTGTCAGTTTAGTGATGCAGCATTTCAGGGACCAAACATGACGCTTCGAGTGGACTGTCTGCTGACCACCGCCGGGCTGCCGCTGTTCCTGGTCGACATCGTCCTGGACGTCCTGGCTGCTGTGGAGTTTTACAGGGAGGGATCGTACCTGTGCCTCGGggtgctgctggtgctgctcaTGGGCTCCTCGGTGCTGGTGCAGCTCTACAGCTGGCTCTGGTACAGCTACGATCATTTTGAGATGAGGACCAGAGTGGAGGAGTCCGCGAAGTCCGGCCTCGGGGTTCTGCACTGGGTCCAGCTGGGGATCTACGTCAG ACATGCAGCCGTCATGGAGACGTCTgtgaagagctgctgctccGACTGTGACAGCCAGGAGGAAGACACGGCGGCGTTCCTGACCCAGGACCTGAGCATGCTGCGGATCATCGAGACCTTCTCAGAAAGCGCGCCTCAGATCGTCCTGCTGCTCGCCGTCCTCCTGCAGGACGGGTCGCTGGAGCTGTTCCAAG TGTTGAAGACCGTCGGCTCGCTGTCGGCCGTGGCGTACTGCGTGACCACCTACCACCGCTGCTTGCGCTCCTTCCTGCCGGACAAGGAGGAGCAGTCCATCCTGTCCTCGCTCGTCTTCTTCACCTGGAACCTGCTGCTCCTGGCCGCCCGCGTCGTGGCGCTCGCCCTCTTCGCCTCCGTGTTTCCCTGCTTCATCTTCTCACACTTCGTCTGCTCCTGGCTGCTCTTCTGCTACTTCGCCTGGTGGGTCGACACACACTTCATGGAGAGCGTGGGGGGGGAGCGGCTGTACCGGGCCACCGTGGGTCTCATCTGGTACTTCGACTGGTTCAACGTGGTGGACGGGAAGACCAGGAACTGGGCCATCTTGTACCACGGCTGGATCCTGCTGGACATCCTTGTCCTCTGTGGACTGTGGTTCTGGAAGATGAGCTGGGATCCTCCTGACTTTGAGCTGTCCAGTCTGCAGGCGGCCGTCGTTTGGGGCGCCGTGGTCGCCGGATACGCCGTGGGTTTGGTTCTGAGGATCGTTTACTACGCCTTCTTCCACCCAAAGTTGAGCAAAGACGAGCTGATAGGAGGCAGCGTGAAGACGCAGGCCGATGAAATGGACGCCCCTCATGATGATGGCGGACATGCCATGTTTCGTTCAGCGGCCAGAACCCCCACCGGGCCGAGCCGCCCGCCGCTCCGCAACAAGAGGATGAAGAAACTGGCTGAGAACTTCTACTCTTCATCCGCTGATGGGGCTGAGGTCTGA
- the srsf4 gene encoding serine/arginine-rich splicing factor 4: MSRVYIGRLSYRAREKDVERFFKGYGKILEVDLKNGYGFVEFDDPRDADDAVYDLNGKELCGERVIVEHTKGPRRDGGYTGGRSGYGRWGGRDRYGPPVRTDYRLIVENLSSRCSWQDLKDYMRQAGEVTYADTHKGRKNEGVIEFRQYSDMKRALEKLDGTEVNGRKIRLIEDRPGARRRRSYSRSHSRSRSRSRRSHKSRSRSDSSSRSRSRSRAASRSRSRSHSKKSKSKKDEEERNGAAKDDERSPSRSRSPRSKKSKKDGKSAKKDESRSRSRSASRSRSRSRSRSRSGSKDRPRKSGSQDGEPPKSDVEAAEAERPSRSPEEPRAGSKSKSKSRSASPAKAGSRSRSASRSESRSKSRSRSRSRS, from the exons ATGTCCCGGGTCTACATCGGTCGGCTGAGCTACAGAGCCAGAGAGAAGGACGTGGAGAGGTTCTTCAAGGGTTATGGGAAGATTCTGGAAGTGGACCTGAAAAATGG CTACGGCTTTGTAGAGTTCGATGACCCTCGTGACGCAGACGATGCCGTGTACGACCTGAACGGCAAAGAGCTGTGTGGGGAGAGGGTCATCGTGGAGCACACCAAGGGGCCGCGGCGGGACGGGGGCTACACCGGGGGCCGCA GTGGCTATGGGCGCTGGGGAGGCAGGGACAGGTACGGCCCACCTGTCCGCACCGATTACCGCCTCATAGTGGAGAATCTGTCCAGCCGCTGCAGCTGGCAGGACCTGAAG GACTACATGAGGCAGGCGGGCGAGGTGACGTACGCCGACACCCACAAAGGCCGTAAGAACGAAGGCGTGATCGAGTTCCGGCAGTACTCGGACATGAAGCGGGCCCTGGAGAAGCTGGACGGAACCGAGGTCAACGGCAGGAAGATCCGGCTCATCGAGGACCGGCCCGGcgcccgccgccgccgctcatACTCCCGCAGCCACTCCAG GTCCCGGTCCAGGAGCCGCCGGTCCCACAAGAGCCGCAGCCGCAGCGACAGCAGCAGCCGGTCCCGGTCCCGCTCCAG agCCGCGTCCCGCAGCCGCAGCCGCAGCCACAGCAAGAAGAGCAAGAGCAAGAAGGACGAGGAAGAGCGCAACGGCGCCGCCAAGGACGACGAGCGCAGCCCGAGCCGCAGCCGCAGCCCCAGGAGCAAAAAGAGCAAGAAGGACGGCAAGTCTGCCAAGAAGGACGAGTCCCGGTCCCGCTCCAGGTCCGCCTCCCGCTCCAGGTCTCGCTCCAGGTCCCGCTCCAGGTCCGGCTCCAAGGACCGGCCCAGGAAGTCCGGCTCCCAGGACGGCGAGCCGCCCAAGAGCGACGTGGAGGCGGCGGAGGCCGAGCGGCCGTCCCGCTCCCCCGAGGAGCCCAGAGCCGGATCCAAGTCCAAGTCCAAGTCCCGGTCCGCGTCGCCGGCCAAAGCCGGCTCCAGGTCCCGCTCCGCCTCCCGCTCCGAGTCCCGCTCCAAGTCTCGGTCCCGGTCCCGTTCCCGCTCCTAG